The nucleotide window GGCACTCGATCGAGCCCAGCCGGCTGTGTGTGGAAGTGCTCGAAACCCATCTGCTCGACAACGACAACATCAGCGTGCTCGCGGAGATGAAGCGACTCGGCGTACGAATCGCGATCGACGACTTCGGCAGCGGCTACAGCAGCCTGCTCTACCTCAAGCGGATGGCGGCGGACGTCATCAAGATCGACCGTGCCCTCGTCACTGACCTGGTCGACGGCGCGGATGACCGCGTGATCGTTGCAAAGGTGATCGAGCTCGCGCACGAGCTCGGCATGAGCGTCGTCGCGGAGGGCGTCGAGAGTGCGGCGCAGGCGGACATCCTGTGCGAGCTCGGGTGCGACTACGCGCAGGGGTTCGCCTGGTCGCCGGCGCTGCGCTCGGAGGACTTCACCCGGTACATCGCCTCGTCCGCGGCTCGCAGCACCGCGAGCCCGCTCGGGGTGGACGCCGTGATCGCCTCGAGCCCGGTGCTGACACCGAGTGAGTAGCCGATCACGTCGAACGGACGCGAGAAGGCCTCCGAGATTCGCGCGCTGAGCATCTTCGCGCTCTCAGGGGTGAGGTCCTCGGCGAGCACCACGAACTCGTCGCCGCCGAGGCGAGCGACGGTGTCTCTCGAGCGCACCTGCTCGACCAGCCGGCCGGCTGCCTGCTGGAGTACCGAGTCACCCACCAGATGCCCGAAGGTGTCATTGACCGCCTTGAACCCGTCCAGGTCGCAGAACAGCACTGTCGTCGTACGCCCATGACGCTGGGCGCGTGAGACGGCGGCGTCCAGGCGCTGGAGCAGCAACCGGCGATTCGGCAGGCCGGTCAGCGGATCGTGGCTGGCTTGGTGTTGCAGGTCGGCCTCGCGCTGGCGCCGGTCGCTGATGTCCTCACTGTGGATGAGCAGGAAGCGCGAGCGCGCATCGCCGGGGTCGATCACGGTGGCCGTGAGGCACACCCAGATCTGCTGGTCGTCGGCCCGAAGGAATCGGCACTCGAGGCGGAAGTCGCTGAGGGCTCCGTCCCTTGCCTGTTCGAGCGCGGTGCGCAGGGCGCCGGCATCCTCGGCCGCGATCAGCGCGTCGATCGGGCACTGGATCAGCTCCGGGCTGGAGTAGCCGAGCACCCGGCCGAAGGCGTCGTTCGCGCGCTGGAACCGGCCGAGCTCGGCCGGGTTGAGGCTGACCAGCGCCATGCCGGTCGCCGAGCCGTCGAAGGAGAAGCGGAACGCCGCCTCGCTTGCCGCCAGCCGGGCCTGCTCGCGTTGCAGGTCCTCGCGCTCGGCGTGTACCTGCTCGGTGAGCCGCGCGCTGGAGATCGCGATTCCGGCCTGCAGCGCGAGGGCCTCGAGCAGCTCTCGCTGGATCAGGTCCGGGAGCTGACCGCTGTCGGGCACGTCGACGCTCAACAGGCCGACCAGCTCGCCGCCCGGAGCGGTGAGCTGTGCGAACAGCAGGTCGAGCGGGTGCCAGGCGTCGGGGTCGTCGCTGATCGGCAGGTCTGGGATCCAGACGTTCGAGCGCGGCGTGGTCGCCCGCTGGTGCGGGATGAAGCGCAGGGTTCCCCATTCGTCCGCCCGCGACATCTCGGCGAAGACCTCTTCCTTGCCCATCGAGGTGCCCAGCAGCTCGCGCGCGGCCTCCTCCGAGCCGGCCACCGCGACGACCTCGAACGAGCCGTCCGGGCGCCGCAGGTTGACCGCCGCGACGCCGAAGCCGAGGTACTCCACCACTGCGTTCGCGATCGCATCCAGGGTGTCCGCCAGGCGCGAGCCCGCGTGGATCCGCGCGCCCAGCCCCGACAGCACGGCGACCAGGTCGCGCTCGGAGGACAGGACGCGGCTCATGCCCTAGAACATCGGCACGGCGCGCAACGAGGTGCAGCATCGCCGGCGCCTCGCCGGTGCCGAGCCCGCGCGCCAGATCAGGCCGTTCTAGGGCAGACCGGACAATCCGTCGACCCGCGCCGGGCCCAACCCGGCGGTGCCGTACGGTATCCCGCGTGACCGGCGACGCCCCCGACATCGGACGCTCGGGCCGCTAGCCGATGGGGTTCGACGAGCTCTGGTCGGCGCTCGATCCGGTCGGCAGGGATCCGCGAACCGGTGGCTACCGGCGGTACGCGTGGACCGACCAGGATCAGGAGCTTCGCGAATGGTTCGCCGCCGAGTGCGGCGCGAGAGGGCTCGACCTGACCGTCGATCGGGCCGGCAACCAATGGGCGTGGTGGGGCGACCCCGACCAGGCTGCCCGCGCCGGCCGGCCTGGAGTCGTCACGGGCTCGCACCTGGACTCGGTGCCGGACGGCGGTGCCTACGACGGACCGCTGGGCGTCGTCTCCGGTCTGCTGGCGATCGACACCTTGCGCGCCAAGCGCTTCGAGCCCACGCGGCCGATCGGCGTCGCGTGCTTCTCCGACGAGGAGGGCGCCCGATTCGGGGTTGCCTGTGTCGGTTCGCGGCTGGTTACCGGCGCGCTCGAGCCGGACCGCGCCCGGGCGCTTGCGGATGACGACGGCACCAGCCTGGCCGATGCGATGGCTCGAGCCGGCCAGCGGCCGGACGCGGTCGGGCGCGACGACGAAGCCCTGGCCCGG belongs to Mycobacteriales bacterium and includes:
- a CDS encoding diguanylate cyclase, with protein sequence MSRVLSSERDLVAVLSGLGARIHAGSRLADTLDAIANAVVEYLGFGVAAVNLRRPDGSFEVVAVAGSEEAARELLGTSMGKEEVFAEMSRADEWGTLRFIPHQRATTPRSNVWIPDLPISDDPDAWHPLDLLFAQLTAPGGELVGLLSVDVPDSGQLPDLIQRELLEALALQAGIAISSARLTEQVHAEREDLQREQARLAASEAAFRFSFDGSATGMALVSLNPAELGRFQRANDAFGRVLGYSSPELIQCPIDALIAAEDAGALRTALEQARDGALSDFRLECRFLRADDQQIWVCLTATVIDPGDARSRFLLIHSEDISDRRQREADLQHQASHDPLTGLPNRRLLLQRLDAAVSRAQRHGRTTTVLFCDLDGFKAVNDTFGHLVGDSVLQQAAGRLVEQVRSRDTVARLGGDEFVVLAEDLTPESAKMLSARISEAFSRPFDVIGYSLGVSTGLEAITASTPSGLAVLRAADEAMYRVKSSERSAGDQANPCA